From Quercus lobata isolate SW786 chromosome 11, ValleyOak3.0 Primary Assembly, whole genome shotgun sequence:
CTACTAGGTGGAACTTGACCTATCTCATGTTAGAAACTActgaaaaatttgagaaagtgtTCCTTTGAATGGATTTTGAAGATGATGGTCATTCGTCATACTTTAGGACCAAGGAAGATAGTGGTGGTTTGGGATCTCCTTGTATGAGTGATTTCCAAAGTTGTAGGGCATTTGTGACTTTCTTAAGGCCTTAAGGCTTTTTTTATAATGCAACGAAGAAATTCTCCGGTTCTTTGTACGTTACTTCAAATGCCTTTTATGATGAGATCTTTGTTATTTAGGAGAGTATTTCTAATTTAGTTAAATCCCAAAACACTCTCTTGAAAAACACAGCCAAAAACAAGCAAACTAAATTTGAGAAGTATTAGGGGGAAGGGGAGAAAATTAATCCTCTTTTGTATGTGGCTGTGGTTCTTGATCcatgaaaaaaattgaggtttttgaagttttctttttctgaatTTATGGGAATGCAGTGGCAGAAGTGATGGTTGATAAGGTGAAAGATCTTTTGAATAAGTTGTATAGTTTTTACTCTTCTATTCATTCACTAAATGTGTAAGAACAAAGTGGGAGTGAGAGGACAGAATTGGAAAGTGATGCTAGTGATCCATATGTGTTGGTTCACTTGCGATATGAATGTTTCTTGCAATTTGAGCAATCTGTAGGTTGTAGTAATGAGGTAGAAAAGTATTTGGCTGAAAACTGTGATGGTAGAAaggatgtgaattttgagatATTGGAGTAGTGGAGGGACAATTGTAGTAGGTACCAAGTGTTGTCTAAAGTTACTAAGGATGTGCTGGTTGTACCAGTTTCCACTATTGCATCTGAGTCAGCATTTAGCACTGGAGGCCACATTGTTGATCCATTTCGGAGTTCATTATCTCCTCTCATGGTTCAAAACCTTGTAtgttcacaaaattggcttcaaGCCATAGTTCCAATTTCTCATTGCCAATCAAGGGATGATGTAGAGGCATTGGAGGAGGAGTTGCTTGACTTAGTCTattaaattctgaaacttatagtctattaattttattgaatgtcTCATGTATTCAAgcaaaatttaatctattgtgtttatttcatatttttttctagttttaaatCAACAACCAACAGCAAGTGCAACAGCAAATACCAGCTTAAGCAAGGGTTCCACTTCAAGCAAACGACCCTTAATTAGCATTGATGATTAATCACTAACTTGGTATGATTCTGCCTTTAGCTCCTTACTATTATAAACTTGGTTTCCTTACTAGTTGGTCTTGTATTTGGTACTAATGTATTGTTTGttgcatatttttttatctattgtAGGAGGATGGtcatttattttgtaaagaagGCAGCTTTGTGGGAATATTTTGGAAGCTTTTTTGGATATATTGCTTTTCTAACTTCTAGCAATACTCATCTGCCAATGCatatagaaaagaaatcttagttcataggttttcttttctattagttATAGACTTATAAACTATAGAGTAGTCATTCAATGCTTTGGGAaagctattttttaaaaatacttatgGTATTTGATTATTGTAACTAATTATATTGCTTGGAACATTTTATAACTAGCAAGCTTTTTGCCTTATGGTTTATTGCCCAAAAAACTGCAGTAACTACCTCTATGGTACTAAGTATATATATCCATTAATTGGAATATTGCAGTATAGTATTatttgttgtgatttatttgttgctagaaatattatttgttgtggttGGCAGGTTTAATAGTTGTTGAGCTACTAGCTTACTACCTAGGTGCTTATTGTGTTGTTTAATAGATCACATATggtaaaattagggtttttgtaGGTTGGGTTGTGCTATCTTTAgtctattttgttgtgtttattttttgtggttaATGTGGGAAAGATTATGTATTTGGATTGATATGTACTGCTTAGGTGCTTCTATTGTTTTAGAGATCACaggtgattaaaaaaaaaggctttttggtgtgttgtgttgtgttatTCTGTCCAAgtttaaatttgtgaaaatttgtgaGGATTTGCAAGATTATATTAGGTTTGATATGTCTTGAAGGCCCAACAAGTCTAGTGTAGTTCATAATATAAGCTAAGCTTGAagccctattttaaaataaattaagtaaaaagagtcccaatttgaaatatataggGAATTCAAACAATCTGAAATCAATAGAGTTTATTAAATTGCCAAATCGAGTAATTTGGGctaaaaatgcccaaaaaaaggaaattccgataattttaattatgtcaAAAATTCCGGCCCAATCTGAGGCCTAGACTCGACAAACTGACAACTCCGACTTGGTTAACCGATTACTCGAAACGTTGGATCCGACCCGAATATTCGGTTGAATATGGGTCTGAAATTCTGCAACCAGATCCATCCAGGTCGAGTTCGACTTGGGCCCTAAATCGGCCCGGCCTGACCCGACCTGTGGAAAGGCCTTGAAAGTTAAATATACAATAGTACTCTATTATTTTCGATATAAAAACTTTTACATATACtaatcacaaaataataattttgacgtttattttttatgtgacaTGCATAAATTATGTTCCTTgtaaaatcaatttaaagaaACAACGTAGtaatatttgtaatatattaaaCATTTCCTTTTCCAAAATCTCGCTGGGGTGCGTCTGGGTTGCCTCATGCAACAGTCGATCTATTGCGTTCCAAATACCCCATACTAATCACAGAGAAAGCCCTCCCTGTGAACACTGCGAAATCATCTCTTAGTAAATGTGTGATAAAAACACCTTGTCAATATCTGTAATTGTAGATGCTGGTTGTGTTATGCTAGTCAAACTCAAATCAAATCAGCGTTGTAAGAACTTGGTAATTGAAAACTAAGTATCATTATTATTAGCAGGAACAAACTAGTTTATGTGGCTTGGACTATAGGAGTGCGCAACAACTTGTGGACACTGAAATGAGAGCGTTCCATTTAACACCGTAAAGAAGAATAATCCAAAGTATTCCTGTCTTCCTGTGAGCCAGGGGCGGCGCCACCTTAAGGTCAGGGCGGTCTCAGGACCACCttgacttgaattttttttttttatataataatttaaaaattattatttgtttacttttcaaaaaaattttggaaatacCTCCagtttactttttctatttctctaattataataatttcataatttaaaagtattcttgtctctctctctctttctctagctctctctttttttactttttctatttctacATGATTCTAGAACACTCTCTCCCTCTATCTCACACAAACAAAttctctctcatacacacatAGATCACCGGCAGAGAAGTTGAGATTGACGTTTTACACAGATCGGCGTTctacatggttttttttttgattagttttattttattgttcagATTTCATTAGGCTTATGAGAAAgattgtttttgtgtttcaaatttttcaattggttttgtgtttttgttttgattgtggtATATTACCGTTGAGATAAAGAAGCACGAgagagaattatttttttatttaaccaGGTATTTAAGGGAGAATATTGTTTAGAGAAGCTACAGTAATTGCTACGGTGTTCTCTACTTGTATAGAAGCACTGTAGCAACTCTAATATAAAAAATGGAGATGGAGAAACTATTGGAGTGAGTTTTTGAGGTGAACAGTGAgcttttctttccaaaaaatagatttagagcacctgctggagatgctctaaccTCTCTATTTCCGCTTGTTCCAGGTGTTATGGGTAGCAAAAGTCGTCAGCTTAACATATTCTTCTTCCCTTTGATGGGTCATGGCCACCTGATACCAATGATGGACACAGCCAAGCTATTTGCAGCGCGAGGTGTGAAGGCAACGATTGTCACTACTCCTCGCAACGTGCAATTATTCTCCAAAACGCGTGGCGCCAACATTgatatccaaatcatcaagttCCCGGCTGTAGAGGCTGGCCTGCCTGAAGGATGTGAGAATATTGACTCAGTGACTTCCCTAGATATGTCTCACAAATTTATCAAAGCCActaaaatgctccaacaaccACTCGAGCAACTACTAGAAGAGTACCAACCTAGTTGCCTTGTTGCCGACATGTTCTTTCCGTGGGCAACTGATGTTGCAGCTAAATTTGGTATTCCTAGGCTTGTTTTCGAGGGGTTCAGTTTTTTTTCCCTATGTGCAACCCATAGTTTGACACTATTTGAACCCCACAAGAAAGTTTTCTCTGACTCTGAACCTTTTGTCATTCCTAGTTTTCCAGGGGAGATAAAGTTGACAAGGATGCAACTTGCTGACTTCACTTTGCAAGAAGTTGAAACAGACTTTTCCAAGTTGTTTAAAGAAGCTATTGAATCAGAGTTGACAAGCTATGGGGTGGTTGTTAACAGCTTCTATGAGCTTGAACCGGCTTATGCAGATCATTACAGGAAAGTTTTGGGAAGAAAGGCGTGGCATATAGGTCCAGTTTCACTATGCAACAAGGATTCTGAAGATAAAGCCCAAAGGGGAAAGGAAGCTTCCATTGATGAACATGAATGTTTAAAATGGCTTTGTAAAAAGAAACCCAATTCGgtaatttatatttgtttgggGAGTATGCCAAACTTTAGTGATCCTCAGCTTTTTGAAATTGCGATGGGTCTTGAGGCTTCAGAGCAACAATTCATTTGGGTTGTGAGGAAAGGCAAAAATGAGAAAGAGGAGGAAGATTGGCTACCTAAAGGATTTGAGAAAAGAATGGAAGGTAAAGGATTAATTATAAGAGGTTGGGCACCCCAAGTTTTGATTCTTGATCATGAAGCAGTTGGAGGATTTGTGACTCATTGTGGGTGGAACTCGACCTTAGAAGGAGTGGCTTCAGGGGTGCCCATGGTCACATGGCCTATAGCTTCTGAGCAGTTTTACAATGAGAAGTTGATAACTCAAGTACTGAAAATTGGAATTAGTGTTGGTGCTCAACAATGGACTTGGGAGGTAGACGGTATCAAGAGGGAAGCAATAGAGAAGGCAATGAGGCAAATTTTGGTGGGCGAAGAAGCGGCCAGAGCCAAGGCACTTGGAGAGATGGCAAGGAAGGCCGTTGAAGAAGGAGGATCATCATACTCTGATTTGAATGCTTTAATTGAAGAATTAAGGTTGTATTGCCTTTGATCTCTGGCGCTAAAAATTGCTTATATGACtctttaataattatatataaaggaTTTATTATCCTTGCTGTTTAGTGTGTGATATTTTTACTCGCTTAGTTGTTCTTCAATAATGGTAGGACATTGTCCTAAGAATTTGTGATCAATAGTccaatcaaaattataattctATAAGTTGTAGATAAGTGTTCAGTTGTCTACTATTTCTTAAGTTTCAACTTTTATAGCATTTGCATGGGGATTAGGCAAAAGTTTAGCTAAACTTaacttaaaaagttacttttccCTTATTGCCTAATCCATTTCTTACTTGTGCAACCACAAGACTTTCTATTTGTTTTactactttatttaaatattaaataaagagCAACAGAGAGAAAGGGgtaatttgagagagagaatgagctGTTGAAAAAAAGAGTAGTCTATTGAGCTACAATGTAATGTATTTTTAGGAAAGAATGATAATTAAGATGCATTATTTCTATTGGGTTACTAGTTTAatttgagtcttttttttttttttttttgagagtttgtTCAACATATTTTTGCTGGACCTGTCCGATTGTCCAATGATAATACCACAAATTTTACgatataaaacttataaattgatgtTTAACTAATCACAAGaaaggtttctcaaaaaaaaaaaaaaaaaaaaaactaatcacaaGAAAGCGATtcaaattttaatgtattgGGTTTTTAAAGTTCACTAAACacatttattatgatattagtatgtaaatattttgtagtaaaattcaTGGTACCtttaccatttttcttttacacTTCGTTTGCTTtgaaatacaatattttatgtatgtaaaacattttcaggTGTTTGGTATGACAAATAATATCTTTTAAGAAAACCACCAAAACCAGTGGCTCAACCACTGGAGACGCTGGTGCCTAAGCTTTGGTGACTGGACTGCCAACATTGATGGCCAAAATAGTGTCTTCGGTTATTGGACCTTTAGTATCGATCACTAGAATGGTGTCTATTAACTGAATTGCTGACACCGGTCATTAGAACGATTGCTTTGACTATTGGGCCCACTAGCACTAGTCACTTGAGCACATAGGGTGAGGGGAAGCCACCGGATAGGATAGGGGGAAGCAACTGTTTGTTTTACCAAAACTTTAAAGGTAAAACATTTTTTAGCTTTTCTTAAAGGATTTTACAGTTaacgaaaaatattttataagtttgaccatattttacattaaaactGTAGACACCCTATTTTACAACTTGCATTTAACTAACAGGTAGATCTTtagatttgtgatacaaaacaaattttgatgcTCTGACGATCATAATGGTATGTCATGGGCTTTGATTGGAGCACCgatcaaaagttatcatacaaaTAATTTTCAATGATCATGCCTCACCTACACAATGGGCCCAATCACATTCTAttttaaacacttaattttgattggttctcacaagaattaatttaaaattaattaagtgtgatttttgattgaatttcattttacctcaatttttttaagaaataataaaaaatgttttcctttatggcatcttatccgctttttttttttaaaaaaaatagagatagaaaaagatatgatccatgaaaaaattcaaaaaaaaaaaaaaatgttcaaaaaaacGTTATTATTCTCAGCAGCaacttgaatcacatttttgGCCAGGAAAAcgttgaaatttgattttctttatttctggaaaagttgtagataattgaatttcctttcaaaaaagaTCAATCCcaaatcaattggaattttgagaaaaaatttataGCCAAAATATGAAACAGGTGCAAAAGATAACACAAATTCAGCATCaacttcaattttctttcaaaatttcaaatggcgATCAACATCAAATCTATTCAAGCTTATCTAATAGGCTTATCCCTTCCCTTAGCTTTagaagaaaacttttgaaacatAAGTTGGATTGAAAAACAGATACATTctatgaaaaatttcaaaaaaaaaaaaaatgataaataaaaaaaacgttACTATTTTCAGCAGCAACGTGAATCGTATTTTTGGCCTGGAAAACgttgaaatttggttttctATATTTCTGGAAAAGTTGtatagaatttaatttaatttctaaaaacaccaatcttgaatcaattggaattttgaccAGAAAGTTAGAGCCAAAATATGAAACAGGTGCAGAAGATAACACATGTTTAGCATCATCTTCAACTtcctttcaaaattcaaataggGATCAACACCAAATTTGTTCTAGCTTATTTAAATAGGTTTATCTCTTCccttagcttcagaagaaagctaGTAACTTAGCTTTAAAGTTAAGCCATCCCTTCCCTTACAATGAGACAAGACCTCTTCCATTTTCTGAACCCCATTCCCTCTGGAGAGTTAGGgagaaaggagaaaacaaaagcTGTTGTgcaaccattgttcttactttaGTTATAGTttagttgaatttattcaaccatctaattggctttattccatgccaaatttgcttgtaattcagtaaTTAGTAatcctatatttaggtgggtttgatgtaagggtagtgagtgagataaagtgaagattgctcaagagtgtgcaagaaaatagagactcgcggcttggcctcgcgggtgactcgcggctgtaagtcgccagacgcagcacacgtgccaagcatgctggaaggtgaacagtcatgcaagctggagcactacaggacaactggctatacggttatctcgcgactggatctcgcgacttagtcaagccgcgaggtcaagccgcgagccactcttgttttgtaaaacctgacgtttcacattcctctaccactccagtataaataccccttttacccacgattgtaagagagcttccaaagagaattttgagagagaaaccctaaagaaaaacaagattgattcacccacaatctatacattagagtctcttcaaattcctcaactctcttcctctccattgtcaaatccttgagaggcattataccaaacttgactctcaccattatcattactgtgagagagctgtttggatttctgggaagcagttaggaacaAGGTTATTAAACCCggaccggaccgtacggtccgaccgGAAAACCCGGGAACCGTTCAGATTCACGGTCCATTTAAGGTAAGGAACCGTTCCATGCGAAAAAAGCATGGAATCGTCCGGACCGCGGTTCGACCGTCCGGGTCTATGAACCGTGACCGGTTCACACGGTTCGGACGGTTCCCTAatttcagcctttttttttttttccccccctatACGGCGTcgttccaccttttttttttttaaccctctctcaaaaatcactcTTAGCCTCACTCTGAAACCCTCTCTCAATCATTCTCAATCCTCACTCGTCTCTGCCTCTCTAAAAAATCACTCTcaatcctcactctctcaagtctcaatcactctctcgtctCTGCCTCTCCCTCGTCATCGTCGCACTGTCGCAGCTCAGCCCAGATTTCTTCCTcaatcctcactctctcaatcactctctcccTCGTCGCCGTCGCACTGTTGCAGCTCAGCCCAGATctcttcctcactctctcaaagtctcaatcactctctcgtctTTACCTCTCTCCCTCGTTGCCATCGCAGCTCAACCCAGATCGCAGCTCACTCTCTCACGctcatctctgcctctctcccTCGTCCCCGTCGCAGCTCACTCTGTGCCTCGTCGCCGTCGCCGTTGTTGGTACTTTaatctgttttttctttgttaatatttgcaagttgattgtggatgatgatatagatttGAAGTGTTGGTGTGTAAATTGATTTGGGtcaattgaaaattgattgtggatgatgatatagatcTGAAGTGTTGGTGTATGTGAAGACAAGGCTTGTGATATTATTgtaattgtgaaaattgattTGGGTCAATTGGTGTTTCTGTTTGCCAAAATTACTTTGTTGTGTCTGCAACTTCTtgctgcatgttttttttttgtattttttattgctgttggtttcaataatatttacatTATTCTCAAATCATTTGCCCCATTACTAAAAGCAATCTCAACATAATTGAAATCCCAGAATTAACATAGCATCTGAATATGCTAGATTTCAAATTTACTTAACTACAGCTATCAGaccacatattaataaaaaaataaaaagagaagaagaaaaatgaccCTCAAGAATAGAACAGGTGGACCATGGACCTGTTTCAAAATGAGTTCAGTGATAGAATAGGCAGACGCCTTATAGTATCTTAACTAGCTTTTTCTTATGATGGTGTCTTGAAAACAATTGGCCCTAATGTCTCACATACTTGACAAgcacaatgaagaagaaatgactaatcaaaatgtgaaacaaaagtaagctaatagctagtcaaagtgagaagaagcaaaaacagtgtgaaacaaaagtaagctaatagctagtcaaagtgagaagaagcaaaaacagtAATACAAGTACCAATGACTTGCAGAAACCCTGTGCTTTCCCAGATAAGAAGACATTATTCTCAGAAACCCTATGCTTTCCCAGCAATACAAgttaattatttagttttatatatttatttttttttgggtctgttGCATAATGAGTAGGTTCTGTGGAAAGTTGAAAAGGAAAAGTGAATGTGGGATTAGGATGTTTTAGGGATCAGTTTTTGTATTATGGTTCAATTAACTTGTGGAAAGGATGTtacatttgaaaagtttttttgtctagtgacttgtttctttcatgcatttttgatgggaaggagtTTTTTTTGTCTAGTGTGTAACAATGTGTAATTGTGTActgtatttttgtaagttttatgtattttttagaaataagcttttctaaatgaattaggctattttagttaatttttctattttttttattaatttaatgtttttatatatatttaaaataattattaaattaattatgacgtcatcacggttcgaccccggttcgacctcggtccaacctcaaaacccttgaacctctcccttttacggttcaatgaacggtccgggtctgaaaaccttggttaggaaggaaccaatctttattggttgatgctatggtctagtagcggaatccgggaagctagaaaagaaaaaggttcggcgcaacctcgttagagcaagaagcttagagggcttaggtgcactgggtagattaggcttggaaggtctattgctgtccatgtatcccaactgtattttctagtggattgtttaccgcttggagggcggcagagagattttacgccgagggcttcggtttcctcttcgataacacatcgcgtgttgtctctgtgtttgcatcttccttcctctctatctttgcctttttattatctgctgtggattgtgttttgtttcggcttagatagtttttaccaattccatattatagcttatgttaagtttccgcacactagttgtttgacatattgcttgaattggttaagttgtaatttgggggtctaaacgtttaaaggtgtttatacacgtttttgaactttcaattggtatcagagcgggtacactgctattggtttcattaccattgtgtgatccttgactcccttttgagatggatcggtctcaatccctaaatgcacctccatattttgatggtagtaattatgctttttggaaggtttgcatgagagcttttctgtgttctattgatgaatctgtttgggatgctgttgagattggttggaccagacctgaggcagccaaatccacatgggataaggcagcacttgctgcatctaatgctaacagtaaagcactcaatgctattttctatggtatgtctccagatgaatttcacaggatttctcacattaccgttgccaaagaagcatgggagattttggaaaccacctatgaaggcacgaagaaagtgaaagacaccaagttgcaaatgctgactactcggtttgaggagctcgaaatgagtgaggatgagtcttttgactctttctatgggaagctaaatgaggtgattgttagcaagttcaacttgggggagaaaacggaggattcaaaaattgtaaggaaaatccttcgatcattgccggaaagttttcgtgctaaagtgacaatgattgaagagagcaaggaccttgatgacatcaaagtacaggagctggttggttctcttcagacttatgagatgtcgctgcccaatcaacggaagagtaaatctcttgctcttaagacgattaatgagaaggtggaagatcaagactcatcgggagaagatgtggttgaaaaagatgttgcataccttgtcaaaaatttcagaaagttcttgaaattcaaaaataatggcaaatttgatgataaaagaaaattccaaagttctggaagggagaaaagggaattcaaaaagaaagatggaaaagaatcccaacctacacaaggtgtcacttgcttcgaatgtaacggacatggacactttaagaaggaatgtccgaattatttgaaatcgaaaggcaaagtgtatgccacgacattgagtgactcggattcatttgactcagaatctgaagaaagctgtgatggagaggggaactattcagcttttatgactattgcttatgttgagtcttcagatgagttgaatctgcttgtacgagaccttggagaacatagtgatgatgaatcactaggaattgttgaagaatcagatgctgaagaagatgaaagcacagcaaatcttcaagagtattataactcactcttggagaagtcgggtgagtacacaagggtggccaaggctgctgtgagaaaaatgaagaaggcagaggaggactacaaaagtctcctaatccgatatagggaggccaaatgtgagatagaaacactgaatggtgagctgtctgaaacttacacaaaagtgagatttcttgagaatgaggttgtgcaagcaaatgctaaaatagagagggtcaccaccaagaagctagatgatgttatctcatctcaaaagagcttttcagaaaaatccggattgggatataccggaggaagtagttcatctggaaatgtcactaaagaagtgaagtttgtaaaggccaaagatccagttgtagttgACCTTAATGAagagaagctcaagatggaggagaagaagaatgtggtgaaccaacggatgttgaatccccgtaatcaatctgtgggcaagtctgaatctcgtgccaagtcacacccacgaccacaaagaggtcctagagcaacttatgtgtgtcattattgtggacttcaagctcatactcgaccaaattgccaaaagctgagagcaaagaatagtgcaactcctcaaaggtcaggaggacctagaaatgatagaagaaattgggcaggtgatcaatctagagatcagaatggtgatcccggaatgatgaacgtgatgaagatgattggtacATTCACCAACttcttggaaagcttctcacgaaggtttgaaagccctaactcccgtacccaatcctataaggaaatcaccccaaacgcaagtgacgtgtgggtgaaaaaagggtactcatgcataagcattacaacatgtccatgcattaatacttcctatgctttgtgaagatgtttgtttgtttgcttg
This genomic window contains:
- the LOC115966236 gene encoding scopoletin glucosyltransferase-like, producing MGSKSRQLNIFFFPLMGHGHLIPMMDTAKLFAARGVKATIVTTPRNVQLFSKTRGANIDIQIIKFPAVEAGLPEGCENIDSVTSLDMSHKFIKATKMLQQPLEQLLEEYQPSCLVADMFFPWATDVAAKFGIPRLVFEGFSFFSLCATHSLTLFEPHKKVFSDSEPFVIPSFPGEIKLTRMQLADFTLQEVETDFSKLFKEAIESELTSYGVVVNSFYELEPAYADHYRKVLGRKAWHIGPVSLCNKDSEDKAQRGKEASIDEHECLKWLCKKKPNSVIYICLGSMPNFSDPQLFEIAMGLEASEQQFIWVVRKGKNEKEEEDWLPKGFEKRMEGKGLIIRGWAPQVLILDHEAVGGFVTHCGWNSTLEGVASGVPMVTWPIASEQFYNEKLITQVLKIGISVGAQQWTWEVDGIKREAIEKAMRQILVGEEAARAKALGEMARKAVEEGGSSYSDLNALIEELRLYCL